Proteins encoded within one genomic window of [Enterobacter] lignolyticus SCF1:
- a CDS encoding hybrid sensor histidine kinase/response regulator → MRQRHPSFFASARGRLLSFNLLVVLVTLMVSGAAVLGFRHASRIQEQVQQQTLDDMTGSMNLARDTANVATAAVRLSQVVGALEYKGEAERLQATQQALKTSLDRLAAAPLAQREPALVNRIIARSNELQQSVAGMLERGQNRHLARNALLSSLYQNQSYLRHLQDINLREGGKALDGRLLAEIDRLLTAAIDTPTPRATVVQIDAVMHALPRLSADPRVGFILPDFTAELRRLVPLSLQLEQSDLAISWYMFHIKALVAILNSDINRYVAQVAQASEQRAAKSHQELGSIIDFILSFALLALVITGFAGWYIYRNLGSNLTAISQAMSRLARGEQEVSVPALQRRDELGELARAFNVFARNTASLERTSRLLKEKTTQMEIDRAERQELEEALLHSQKMKAVGQLTGGLAHDFNNLLAVIIGSLELVTPDGADSPRISRALQAAERGALLTQRLLAFSRKQSLHPRAVEMKTLLENLGELMRHSLPATISLEIEAQSPAWPAWIDVGQLENAMINMVMNARDAMEGQAGVIRIRTWNQRVTRSDSRRHDMVALEVIDHGCGMSQAVKAQVFEPFFTTKQTGSGSGLGLSMVYGFVRQSGGRVEIESAPGQGTTVRLHLPRAAVQAAALRDDDVLPQAPLADQLALVLEDEADVRQTLCEQLHQLGWLTLEAESGEQALQQLQASTEIVLLVSDVMLPGPLSGVEVVNEATLRHPQVKILMISGQDLRPAHHAALPAVELLRKPFTRAQLAQAVRKTLRI, encoded by the coding sequence ATGCGACAGCGCCACCCTTCGTTTTTCGCCAGCGCCCGCGGGCGCTTGCTCTCCTTCAACCTGCTGGTGGTGCTTGTGACGCTGATGGTGAGCGGCGCGGCGGTGCTGGGGTTTCGCCACGCCAGCCGGATTCAGGAGCAGGTGCAGCAGCAGACGCTGGATGACATGACCGGCAGCATGAATCTCGCCCGCGATACGGCGAACGTGGCGACGGCGGCGGTACGCCTGTCGCAGGTGGTCGGGGCGCTGGAGTACAAAGGGGAGGCGGAGCGCCTGCAGGCGACGCAGCAGGCGCTGAAAACTTCGCTGGACCGGCTGGCCGCCGCGCCGTTGGCGCAGCGGGAACCGGCGCTGGTCAACCGAATTATCGCCCGCAGCAACGAGCTGCAGCAGAGCGTGGCGGGGATGCTGGAGCGCGGTCAGAACCGCCATCTGGCGCGTAACGCGCTGCTGAGCTCGCTGTACCAGAATCAGAGCTACCTGCGCCATTTGCAGGACATCAACCTGCGCGAAGGCGGGAAGGCGCTGGACGGACGGCTGCTGGCGGAGATAGACCGTCTGCTGACGGCGGCAATCGACACCCCCACGCCGCGCGCCACCGTGGTGCAAATCGACGCGGTGATGCATGCCCTGCCGCGCCTGAGCGCCGATCCGCGGGTGGGGTTTATCCTGCCGGACTTCACCGCCGAGCTGCGCAGGCTGGTGCCGCTGTCGCTCCAGCTTGAGCAAAGCGACCTCGCCATCAGCTGGTATATGTTTCACATCAAAGCGCTGGTGGCCATCCTCAACAGCGATATTAACCGGTACGTCGCGCAGGTGGCACAGGCCTCGGAGCAGCGGGCGGCGAAAAGCCATCAGGAGCTGGGCTCGATTATCGATTTTATCCTCAGTTTTGCCCTGCTGGCGCTGGTGATAACCGGTTTTGCCGGGTGGTATATCTATCGCAATCTCGGCTCCAACCTGACCGCTATCTCGCAGGCGATGTCGCGGCTGGCGCGGGGCGAACAGGAGGTATCGGTCCCGGCGCTGCAGCGGCGCGATGAGCTGGGCGAGCTGGCGCGGGCGTTTAACGTCTTTGCCCGCAATACCGCTTCGCTGGAGCGCACGTCCCGGCTGCTGAAGGAAAAGACCACGCAGATGGAGATCGACCGCGCCGAACGTCAGGAGCTGGAAGAAGCGCTGCTGCACAGCCAGAAGATGAAGGCCGTCGGGCAGTTGACGGGCGGGCTGGCGCATGATTTTAACAACCTGCTGGCGGTGATTATCGGCAGCCTTGAGCTGGTAACCCCTGACGGCGCCGATTCGCCGCGCATCTCGCGGGCGCTCCAGGCCGCCGAGCGTGGGGCGCTGCTCACCCAGCGGCTGCTGGCCTTTTCGCGTAAGCAGTCGCTGCATCCCCGCGCCGTCGAGATGAAAACCCTGCTGGAGAACCTTGGCGAGCTGATGCGCCACTCGCTGCCCGCGACGATTAGCCTGGAAATTGAGGCGCAGTCTCCCGCCTGGCCGGCGTGGATTGACGTCGGCCAGCTGGAAAACGCCATGATCAACATGGTGATGAACGCCCGCGATGCGATGGAGGGGCAGGCCGGCGTTATTCGCATCCGCACCTGGAACCAGCGGGTGACCCGCAGCGACAGCCGTCGCCACGACATGGTGGCGCTGGAGGTTATCGATCACGGCTGCGGTATGTCCCAGGCGGTGAAAGCCCAGGTGTTCGAACCGTTCTTCACCACCAAACAGACCGGCAGCGGCAGCGGGCTGGGGCTGTCGATGGTGTACGGCTTCGTGCGGCAGTCCGGCGGGCGGGTGGAAATCGAAAGCGCGCCCGGGCAGGGAACCACCGTGCGGCTGCACCTTCCCCGCGCCGCGGTTCAGGCGGCGGCGCTGCGCGATGACGATGTACTCCCGCAGGCGCCGCTGGCCGACCAGCTGGCGCTGGTGCTGGAGGACGAGGCCGACGTCCGCCAGACCTTGTGCGAGCAGCTGCACCAGCTTGGCTGGCTGACGCTGGAGGCGGAAAGCGGCGAGCAGGCGCTGCAGCAGCTGCAGGCTTCGACGGAGATTGTCCTGCTGGTCAGCGACGTGATGCTGCCGGGACCGCTGAGCGGCGTGGAGGTGGTGAATGAGGCGACGCTGCGCCATCCGCAGGTCAAAATACTGATGATAAGCGGCCAGGATCTGCGCCCGGCGCACCACGCCGCGCTGCCGGCGGTCGAGCTGCTGCGCAAACCGTTTACCCGGGCGCAGCTGGCTCAGGCGGTACGAAAAACGCTGCGGATTTGA
- a CDS encoding sugar ABC transporter ATP-binding protein — protein sequence MNRTPVLSMRNIAKTFGAFYALKGVDLTVYAGEIHALMGENGAGKSTLMKILAGAYTATSGEILIDGVPHAIRSPKDALAAGITLIYQEMQLAPNLTVAENIFLGSELSRGGLVQRKAMQAEAQEVIDRLGAQFKAGDRVMKLTIAEQQQVEIARALHRKSRILVMDEPTAALSSRETHRLFELIMRLRDEGMAIIYISHRMAEVYELSDRVSVLRDGQYVGSLVRDKLNATELVRMMVGRPLSDLFNKERDIPHGQPRLNVHHLTDNGKVQPCSLLVRAGEIVGLAGLVGAGRSELAQLIFGVRKATGGVIEVDGEPVLIHSPREAIELGIGFLTENRKEQGLFLELAAQENITMATLERDANYGMLNRKKAQNISDDAIRLLNIRVPHAQVRAGGLSGGNQQKLLISRWVAIGPRILLLDEPTRGVDVGAKSEIYRIMNQMARQGVAILMISSELPEVVGMSDRVYVMREGSIEGELLGHDITQENIMRLATGVNDSHHQAVHL from the coding sequence ATGAACCGAACGCCGGTGCTGTCCATGCGCAACATCGCCAAAACCTTTGGCGCGTTCTATGCGCTTAAAGGCGTCGATCTGACGGTCTATGCGGGCGAAATTCATGCGCTGATGGGGGAAAACGGCGCGGGGAAAAGCACGCTGATGAAAATCCTCGCCGGCGCCTACACCGCCACCAGCGGCGAAATCCTGATTGACGGCGTACCTCACGCCATCAGAAGCCCCAAAGATGCGCTGGCGGCAGGTATCACGCTGATTTATCAGGAGATGCAGCTGGCGCCTAACCTCACCGTCGCCGAAAACATCTTTCTCGGCAGCGAGCTGTCGCGCGGTGGGCTGGTGCAGCGTAAAGCCATGCAGGCCGAGGCCCAGGAGGTGATCGACCGACTCGGCGCGCAGTTTAAAGCCGGCGATCGGGTGATGAAGCTGACCATCGCCGAACAGCAGCAGGTAGAGATCGCCCGCGCGCTGCACCGCAAAAGCCGGATTCTGGTGATGGATGAGCCCACCGCCGCCCTGTCGTCGCGCGAAACCCACCGCCTGTTTGAACTCATCATGCGCCTGCGCGATGAAGGGATGGCGATTATCTACATCAGCCACCGGATGGCGGAAGTCTACGAGCTCTCCGACCGTGTCAGCGTGCTGCGCGACGGACAGTACGTCGGCAGCCTGGTGCGCGACAAGCTGAACGCAACGGAGCTGGTGCGCATGATGGTCGGCCGCCCGCTCAGCGACCTGTTCAACAAAGAGCGCGATATCCCCCACGGCCAGCCGCGGCTGAACGTCCACCATCTGACCGATAACGGCAAGGTTCAGCCCTGCAGCCTGCTGGTGCGCGCCGGTGAAATCGTCGGCCTGGCGGGGCTGGTCGGCGCCGGGCGCTCCGAGCTGGCGCAGCTTATCTTCGGAGTGCGTAAAGCCACCGGCGGGGTGATCGAGGTGGACGGCGAGCCGGTGCTTATCCATTCGCCGCGTGAAGCCATCGAGCTGGGGATCGGCTTTTTGACCGAAAACCGCAAAGAACAGGGGCTGTTCCTTGAGCTGGCGGCGCAGGAAAACATCACCATGGCGACGCTTGAGCGCGATGCGAACTACGGCATGCTCAACCGCAAAAAAGCGCAGAACATCTCCGATGATGCTATCAGGCTGCTCAATATCCGCGTGCCGCACGCCCAGGTGCGCGCGGGCGGGCTGTCCGGCGGCAACCAGCAAAAGCTGCTGATTTCCCGCTGGGTGGCGATCGGCCCGCGCATTCTGCTGCTCGACGAGCCGACCCGCGGCGTGGACGTCGGCGCGAAAAGCGAAATCTACCGCATCATGAACCAGATGGCGCGCCAGGGCGTCGCCATTCTGATGATCTCAAGCGAGCTGCCGGAGGTGGTCGGCATGAGCGATCGGGTGTATGTGATGCGGGAAGGCAGCATTGAAGGCGAACTGCTCGGCCACGACATCACCCAGGAAAACATCATGCGTCTTGCCACCGGCGTGAACGACTCCCACCATCAGGCGGTGCACCTATGA
- the phnP gene encoding phosphonate metabolism protein PhnP encodes MSLTIRLTGTGGAQLVPVFGCDCAACRRARSQAQFRRRPCSAEIRYNEAVTLLDAGLPDLMERWPAGSFQQFLLTHYHMDHVQGLFPLRWGVGERIAVYGPPDEQGCDDLFRHPGLLDFSHTVEPFVVFELQGLQVTPLPLNHSKLTFGYLLESAHSRVAWLSDTAGLPDKTLKFLLNNHPQAIIIDCSHPPRAETPKNHCDLNTVIAINETIRSPRVILTHISHQFDVWMMDNPLPPGFEAGYDGMEIVLD; translated from the coding sequence ATGAGCCTGACCATCCGCTTAACGGGCACCGGCGGCGCGCAGCTGGTGCCGGTATTTGGCTGCGATTGCGCCGCCTGCCGTCGCGCGCGGTCGCAGGCGCAGTTCCGCCGCCGCCCGTGCAGCGCTGAAATCCGCTATAACGAGGCGGTGACGCTGCTGGATGCCGGTCTGCCGGACCTGATGGAACGCTGGCCTGCGGGCAGCTTTCAGCAATTTTTACTGACTCACTACCATATGGATCACGTGCAGGGGCTGTTTCCCCTGCGCTGGGGCGTCGGCGAACGCATTGCGGTCTACGGCCCGCCCGACGAGCAGGGCTGCGACGACCTCTTCAGACACCCCGGTCTGCTGGATTTTAGCCATACCGTCGAGCCTTTCGTGGTATTCGAGCTGCAGGGGCTACAGGTCACGCCGCTGCCGCTGAACCACTCAAAGCTCACCTTTGGCTATCTGCTGGAGTCGGCCCACAGCCGCGTCGCCTGGCTTTCCGACACCGCCGGGCTGCCGGACAAGACGCTGAAGTTCTTACTCAACAACCACCCGCAGGCGATTATCATCGACTGCAGCCATCCGCCTCGCGCCGAAACGCCGAAGAACCACTGCGACCTGAACACCGTCATCGCCATTAATGAGACGATCCGCAGCCCCCGGGTAATACTGACCCATATCAGCCATCAGTTCGACGTGTGGATGATGGATAATCCGCTGCCGCCCGGGTTTGAGGCGGGGTATGACGGGATGGAGATTGTGCTGGATTAA
- the yjdP gene encoding DDRRRQL repeat protein YjdP: MKTYSTALLLSLLSLTSHMAHADIIDDAIGNIQQAINDAYKPSSDSVYHDEPQSQNDARSRQYDSRYRQLEDRRRQLDDRQRQLDQERRQLDEQEQQLEDEYGR, translated from the coding sequence ATGAAAACGTACTCCACCGCGCTGCTCTTGAGCCTGCTGTCGCTGACCAGCCACATGGCGCATGCCGATATAATTGATGATGCAATCGGCAACATTCAGCAGGCGATTAACGATGCCTATAAGCCGAGCAGCGACAGCGTTTATCATGATGAGCCCCAGTCGCAGAACGACGCCCGCAGCCGGCAGTACGATAGCCGTTATCGCCAGCTGGAGGATCGCCGTCGTCAGCTGGACGATCGCCAGCGTCAGCTCGATCAGGAGCGCCGCCAGCTCGATGAGCAGGAGCAGCAGCTCGAGGATGAGTATGGCCGTTAA
- a CDS encoding ABC transporter permease subunit yields the protein MTSPKETSAATPQAVAKSPSAKKMLMGDVMQTVGILPILILIVAVFGVIAPNFFTESNLLNITRQASINIVLAAGMTFIILTGGIDLSVGSILGTTAVAAMVVSLIPELSLLSIPAALMLGLLLGLFNGALVAFAGLPPFIVTLGTYTALRGAAYLLADGTTVINSSISFEWIGNNYLGPVPWLVVIALAVVAICWFILRRTTLGVHIYAVGGNMQAARLTGIKVWFVLLFVYGMSGLLSGLGGVMSASRLYSANGNLGVGYELDAIAAVILGGTSFVGGIGTITGTLVGALIIATLNNGMTLMGVSYFWQLVIKGAVIIIAVLIDKYRTRHHQSA from the coding sequence ATGACCTCACCCAAAGAAACCTCCGCCGCCACGCCGCAGGCCGTGGCGAAATCGCCGTCGGCGAAAAAGATGCTGATGGGCGATGTGATGCAAACCGTCGGGATACTGCCGATTCTCATCCTGATCGTCGCGGTATTCGGCGTTATCGCCCCCAACTTTTTTACCGAAAGCAATCTGCTGAATATCACCCGCCAGGCGTCGATCAATATCGTTCTCGCCGCCGGGATGACCTTCATTATTCTGACCGGCGGGATAGACCTTTCGGTCGGTTCCATTCTTGGCACCACGGCGGTGGCGGCGATGGTGGTGTCGCTGATTCCCGAGTTATCCCTGCTCTCCATCCCGGCGGCGCTGATGCTGGGGCTGCTGCTCGGGCTGTTTAACGGCGCGCTGGTGGCCTTTGCCGGGCTGCCGCCGTTTATCGTCACCCTGGGCACCTACACCGCCCTGCGCGGCGCCGCCTATCTGCTGGCGGACGGCACCACGGTGATTAACTCCAGCATCAGCTTTGAGTGGATAGGCAACAACTATCTCGGCCCTGTCCCCTGGCTGGTGGTCATTGCGCTGGCGGTGGTCGCTATCTGCTGGTTCATTCTGCGGCGTACGACGCTCGGCGTTCACATCTACGCGGTAGGCGGCAACATGCAGGCCGCGCGGCTGACCGGCATCAAGGTGTGGTTCGTGCTGCTGTTCGTGTACGGCATGAGCGGCCTGCTGTCGGGACTTGGCGGGGTCATGAGCGCCTCGCGCCTGTACAGCGCCAACGGCAACCTCGGCGTGGGCTACGAGCTGGACGCGATCGCCGCGGTTATCCTCGGCGGCACCAGCTTCGTCGGCGGTATCGGCACTATCACCGGCACGCTGGTCGGGGCGCTGATTATAGCCACGCTGAACAACGGCATGACGCTGATGGGCGTCTCCTACTTCTGGCAGCTGGTGATCAAAGGGGCGGTGATCATCATTGCGGTGCTGATCGACAAATACCGTACCCGACACCACCAAAGTGCATAA
- a CDS encoding ABC transporter substrate-binding protein: MRLKPLVTALCVGALLAAAPLAQAKDLKSIGVTVGDLANPFFVQITKGAELEARKLAGDNVKVTLVSSGYDLGQQVSQIDNFIAAKVDMIILNAADSKGIGPAVKRAKEAGIVVVAVDVAAEGADATITSDNTQAGEMACKHITERLKGKGNVVIINGPPVSAVQNRVEGCETEFKKHPDIKILSSNQNAKGSREGGLEVMTSLLAANPKIDGVFAINDPTAIGADLAAKQAQRSEFFIVGVDGSPDGEEALKRENSLFVATPAQDPQVMAAKAVEIGYDILQGKPAPTAPVLIPVTMIDKSNVGSYKGWTVK, translated from the coding sequence ATGCGTTTGAAACCCTTAGTAACCGCGCTCTGTGTCGGCGCGCTGCTTGCCGCCGCGCCGCTGGCGCAGGCGAAAGATCTGAAGTCTATCGGCGTGACGGTGGGCGATTTAGCCAACCCGTTCTTTGTGCAGATAACCAAAGGCGCGGAGCTGGAAGCCCGCAAGCTGGCCGGGGATAACGTCAAGGTGACGCTGGTCTCCAGCGGCTACGATCTGGGCCAGCAGGTTTCTCAAATTGATAATTTTATCGCTGCAAAAGTCGATATGATAATTCTCAACGCCGCCGACTCGAAGGGCATCGGCCCGGCGGTGAAGCGCGCAAAAGAGGCGGGCATCGTGGTCGTGGCGGTTGACGTTGCCGCGGAAGGCGCCGACGCCACCATCACCTCGGACAACACCCAGGCCGGAGAAATGGCCTGTAAGCACATTACCGAACGCCTGAAAGGCAAGGGCAACGTGGTCATCATCAACGGGCCGCCGGTCTCCGCCGTACAGAACCGCGTGGAAGGCTGCGAGACCGAGTTCAAGAAACATCCGGATATCAAGATCCTCTCTTCCAACCAGAACGCCAAAGGCAGCCGTGAGGGCGGGCTGGAGGTGATGACCTCGCTGCTGGCGGCCAATCCGAAGATCGACGGCGTTTTCGCCATTAACGATCCCACGGCGATCGGCGCCGATCTGGCGGCAAAACAGGCGCAACGCAGCGAGTTCTTTATCGTTGGCGTAGACGGCAGCCCGGACGGCGAAGAAGCGCTCAAGCGCGAGAACTCACTGTTTGTCGCCACGCCCGCGCAGGACCCGCAGGTAATGGCGGCGAAAGCGGTAGAGATAGGCTATGACATTCTGCAAGGGAAGCCAGCGCCGACAGCGCCGGTGCTGATCCCGGTGACGATGATCGATAAGAGCAACGTCGGCAGCTATAAGGGCTGGACGGTGAAATAA